One part of the Methylobacterium terrae genome encodes these proteins:
- a CDS encoding mitochondrial fission ELM1 family protein, with product MTSSPLVPRDTRVWLITDGKAGDLAPCRGLAEALGAAADERVVAPRPPFSWLAPRGPADPRERALGPPWPDLAIATGRRAVPALRAVKGRSGGKTFTVFLRDPRIGAGAADLIWVPAHDSLRGPNVIVTDIGPHPVSPARLAAARAHPDPRLSALPRPRAAVLVGGDSRHGRFTEDDARRLLAGLERLAGEASLMITASRRTPGPLQAALADLARRQGGFFWDGSGENPYLALVALADAIVATADSANMVSEACAAGVPVLLFEPGNLYPRHRPLFEALKLHGTVHAFTGRVEALRPKPLDMTLAIAQAVANAYIGHRDALARRKAR from the coding sequence GTGACTTCCTCCCCTCTCGTCCCGCGCGACACGCGGGTCTGGCTGATCACCGACGGCAAGGCCGGCGACCTCGCGCCCTGCCGCGGCCTCGCCGAGGCGTTGGGCGCCGCAGCCGACGAGCGGGTGGTCGCGCCGCGCCCGCCCTTCTCGTGGCTCGCCCCCCGCGGCCCGGCCGATCCGCGCGAGCGGGCGCTCGGTCCCCCCTGGCCCGACCTCGCCATCGCGACCGGCCGCCGGGCGGTGCCGGCGCTCCGCGCGGTCAAGGGCCGTTCGGGGGGGAAGACCTTCACGGTGTTCCTGCGCGATCCCCGCATCGGCGCAGGCGCCGCCGACCTGATCTGGGTGCCGGCGCACGATTCCTTGCGCGGACCCAACGTGATCGTGACCGACATCGGACCGCACCCGGTCTCGCCCGCCCGCCTCGCCGCGGCGCGTGCGCATCCCGACCCGCGGCTTTCCGCGCTTCCCCGCCCCCGCGCCGCGGTGCTCGTCGGCGGCGACAGCCGGCACGGGCGCTTCACGGAGGACGACGCGCGGCGCCTGCTCGCCGGGCTGGAGCGGCTGGCCGGCGAGGCGAGCCTGATGATCACCGCCTCGCGGCGCACGCCCGGGCCGTTGCAGGCGGCGCTGGCGGACCTGGCCCGCCGGCAGGGCGGCTTCTTCTGGGACGGCAGCGGCGAGAACCCGTACCTCGCCCTCGTGGCGCTCGCCGACGCGATCGTGGCGACCGCCGATTCGGCCAACATGGTGAGCGAGGCCTGCGCCGCCGGGGTCCCGGTGCTGCTCTTCGAGCCGGGGAACCTCTACCCCCGCCACCGCCCCCTGTTCGAGGCCCTGAAACTCCACGGAACTGTGCATGCTTTCACCGGACGGGTTGAAGCGTTGCGGCCCAAGCCCTTAGACATGACACTCGCGATCGCGCAGGCTGTGGCGAATGCCTATATCGGGCATCGCGACGCGCTCGCCCGCCGCAAGGCTCGTTAG
- the trxB gene encoding thioredoxin-disulfide reductase, translating to MSTTPQAPQHEKLVIVGSGPAGYTAAIYAARAMVEPLLISGFQPGGQLMITTDVENYPGFADAIQGPWLMEQMRSQAEHVGTRIVSEYIAKVDLAQRPFRLEADSGAVFTCDALIIATGAQAKWLGLPSEAKFQGFGVSACATCDGFFFRNKEVIVVGGGNTAVEEALYLANLASKVTVVHRRDTFRAERILQERLFKHPNVEVVWNHAVDEICGRDKPAPSVTHVRLRDTTTGAITERKADGVFVAIGHQPATAVFEGQLPLRAGGYLEVTPGTAMTAIPGVFAAGDVTDDVYRQAITAAGMGCMAALEAEKYLANLAIGEAPRQAAAE from the coding sequence ATGTCCACCACCCCGCAGGCTCCCCAGCACGAGAAGCTCGTGATCGTCGGCTCCGGCCCCGCCGGATACACCGCCGCGATCTACGCCGCCCGCGCCATGGTCGAGCCGCTGCTGATCTCAGGGTTCCAGCCCGGCGGCCAGCTGATGATCACCACCGACGTCGAGAACTATCCGGGCTTCGCGGACGCCATCCAGGGCCCGTGGCTGATGGAGCAGATGCGCTCCCAGGCCGAGCATGTCGGCACGCGGATCGTCTCGGAATACATCGCCAAGGTGGATCTCGCGCAAAGGCCGTTCCGGCTCGAGGCCGATTCGGGCGCGGTCTTCACCTGCGACGCGCTGATCATCGCCACCGGCGCCCAGGCGAAGTGGCTCGGGCTGCCCTCGGAGGCGAAGTTCCAGGGCTTCGGCGTCTCGGCCTGCGCCACCTGCGACGGCTTCTTCTTCCGCAACAAGGAAGTGATCGTCGTCGGCGGCGGCAACACCGCGGTCGAGGAGGCGCTGTATCTGGCCAACCTCGCCTCCAAGGTCACGGTGGTCCACCGCCGCGACACGTTCCGGGCCGAGCGCATCCTGCAGGAGCGCCTGTTCAAGCACCCGAACGTCGAGGTGGTGTGGAACCACGCGGTGGACGAGATCTGCGGCCGCGACAAGCCGGCCCCCTCGGTCACCCATGTCCGCCTGCGCGACACGACGACCGGCGCGATCACCGAGCGCAAGGCCGACGGCGTGTTCGTCGCCATCGGCCACCAGCCGGCGACCGCGGTGTTCGAGGGGCAGCTGCCCTTGCGGGCCGGCGGCTACCTCGAGGTGACGCCCGGCACCGCCATGACGGCGATCCCCGGCGTGTTCGCGGCGGGCGACGTGACCGACGACGTCTACCGGCAGGCGATCACCGCCGCCGGGATGGGCTGCATGGCCGCCCTCGAGGCGGAGAAGTACCTGGCCAACCTGGCGATCGGCGAAGCGCCGCGCCAGGCGGCGGCCGAGTAG
- a CDS encoding LysR family transcriptional regulator: MDWDKIRIFLNVAEAGSFTKAGDDIGLSQSAVSRQISALERELKAPLFHRHARGLILTEQGDLLFRAARDMKMRLETTRARLVETSERPSGDLKVTTTVGLGTAWLSQRVAEFLDLHPDVRVELILTNEELDLAMREADVAIRLRRPAQPDLIQRRLFTVHYHVFASLEYIKRFGEPKTIDDLDKHRLVSFGGDQPSYLMATHWLATVGREGREHRTIHFTVNNISALQLAVETGAGIGILPDYVADGNEQLVQVLRDYEMPNLESYLVYAEEMRTVARVQAFRDFLVAKAQRWTY; encoded by the coding sequence GTGGACTGGGACAAGATCCGGATTTTCCTCAACGTCGCCGAAGCCGGCAGCTTCACCAAGGCGGGCGACGACATCGGCCTCAGCCAGTCGGCCGTCAGCCGCCAGATCAGCGCGCTCGAGCGCGAGCTGAAGGCGCCGCTGTTCCACCGCCACGCCCGCGGGCTGATCCTGACCGAGCAGGGCGACCTGTTGTTCCGGGCCGCCCGGGACATGAAGATGCGGCTGGAGACGACCCGGGCCCGCCTCGTCGAGACCAGCGAGCGCCCGTCCGGCGACCTCAAGGTGACGACGACCGTGGGCCTGGGCACCGCCTGGCTGTCGCAGCGGGTGGCCGAGTTCCTCGACCTGCACCCGGACGTGCGCGTCGAGCTGATCCTGACCAACGAGGAGCTGGACCTCGCGATGCGCGAGGCCGACGTGGCGATAAGGCTCCGCCGCCCGGCCCAGCCGGACCTGATCCAGCGCCGGCTGTTCACCGTGCACTACCACGTCTTCGCCTCGCTCGAGTACATCAAGCGCTTCGGCGAGCCGAAGACGATCGACGACCTCGACAAGCACCGCCTGGTCTCGTTCGGCGGCGACCAGCCCTCCTACCTGATGGCGACGCACTGGCTCGCCACGGTCGGCCGCGAGGGGCGCGAGCACCGCACCATCCACTTCACGGTCAACAACATCTCGGCGCTCCAGCTCGCGGTCGAGACCGGCGCCGGCATCGGCATCCTGCCGGACTACGTCGCCGACGGGAACGAGCAGCTGGTGCAGGTCCTGCGCGACTACGAGATGCCGAACCTCGAGAGCTACCTCGTCTACGCCGAGGAGATGCGGACGGTGGCCCGCGTCCAGGCGTTCCGGGACTTCCTCGTCGCCAAGGCCCAGCGCTGGACCTATTGA
- a CDS encoding class I SAM-dependent methyltransferase: MSDLHPAAATGFASGADTYAKGRPDYPAALSTWLREALRLGPGRAVADLGAGTGKFTGLVAATGADVTAVEPVDAMRARLAASLPGVAALAGSAEAIPLPDGSLDALVCVQAFHWFSTPAALAEIRRVLKVGGRFGLVWNVRDEAAP, from the coding sequence GTGAGCGACCTGCATCCCGCCGCCGCGACCGGCTTTGCCTCGGGCGCCGACACCTACGCCAAGGGCCGGCCCGACTACCCGGCCGCCCTGAGCACCTGGCTGCGCGAGGCCCTGCGCCTCGGGCCCGGCCGCGCGGTCGCCGATCTCGGCGCCGGGACCGGCAAGTTCACCGGCCTCGTCGCGGCCACCGGCGCGGACGTGACCGCGGTCGAGCCGGTCGACGCGATGCGGGCGCGGCTCGCCGCGTCCCTGCCCGGCGTGGCGGCGCTCGCCGGCTCCGCCGAGGCGATCCCGCTGCCGGACGGAAGCCTCGACGCGCTCGTCTGCGTCCAGGCCTTCCACTGGTTCTCGACGCCGGCGGCGCTCGCCGAGATCCGCCGGGTGCTGAAGGTCGGCGGCCGCTTCGGCCTCGTCTGGAACGTCCGCGACGAGGCGGCGCCCTAG
- a CDS encoding pyridoxal phosphate-dependent aminotransferase, with protein MSDPAYPASCPVSRRAARVAPFLAMDVLAAAARREREGGSVIHMEVGQPSAPAPRSAIAAAQAALSSGRIPYTEALGIAPLRERIARHYAEAYGVSVAPERVVVTTGSSAGFVLAFLSLFDAGGRVAIAAPGYPAYRSVLQAVDLEPVGLTLRAEDGFVPTAASLRAAHASAPLAGLLVMSPANPSGTMIDEAGLGSLARACRELRLRFISDEIYHGLTYGVPAATALAVDPDAVVINSFSKYYCMTGWRIGWMVVPESLVRPIERLAQNLYISAPYLSQVAALAAFEATEELELVKADYARARSLLLDELPAIGLGDVHPADGAFYLYADVARLTNDSIGFCRRMLDEAGVAATPGLDFDPEAGAHHLRLSFAGGEAEAQEAVRRLKGWLR; from the coding sequence ATGTCCGATCCCGCCTACCCGGCCTCCTGCCCGGTCTCCCGCCGCGCCGCCCGCGTCGCGCCCTTCCTGGCGATGGACGTGCTCGCCGCCGCGGCGCGGCGCGAGCGCGAGGGCGGCAGCGTGATCCACATGGAGGTGGGCCAGCCCTCGGCCCCGGCGCCGAGGAGCGCCATCGCGGCGGCGCAAGCCGCGCTGAGTTCCGGCCGCATCCCCTACACCGAGGCGCTCGGCATCGCCCCCTTGCGCGAGCGCATCGCCCGCCACTACGCCGAGGCCTACGGGGTCTCGGTCGCGCCCGAGCGGGTCGTCGTCACCACCGGCTCGTCGGCGGGCTTCGTCCTCGCCTTCCTGAGCCTGTTCGATGCCGGCGGCCGGGTCGCCATCGCGGCGCCCGGCTACCCGGCCTACCGCTCGGTGCTCCAGGCCGTCGACCTCGAGCCCGTCGGCCTCACCTTGCGGGCCGAGGACGGCTTCGTGCCGACCGCCGCGAGCCTTCGGGCCGCCCATGCGAGCGCGCCGCTCGCCGGTCTCCTGGTGATGAGCCCGGCCAATCCCTCCGGCACGATGATCGACGAGGCGGGCCTCGGCTCCCTGGCCCGGGCCTGCCGCGAGCTGCGCTTACGCTTCATCTCGGACGAGATCTATCACGGCCTGACCTACGGCGTGCCGGCCGCCACCGCGCTCGCGGTCGATCCGGACGCGGTCGTGATCAACTCGTTCTCGAAGTACTACTGCATGACCGGCTGGCGCATCGGCTGGATGGTGGTGCCGGAATCCCTGGTGCGGCCGATCGAGCGGCTGGCGCAGAACCTCTACATCTCGGCGCCCTACCTGTCGCAGGTGGCCGCCCTCGCCGCCTTCGAGGCGACCGAGGAGCTGGAACTGGTGAAGGCCGACTACGCCCGGGCGCGGTCGCTGCTCCTCGACGAGCTGCCGGCGATCGGCCTCGGCGACGTGCATCCGGCCGACGGCGCCTTCTACCTCTACGCCGACGTCGCCCGGCTCACCAACGACTCGATCGGCTTCTGCCGCCGGATGCTCGACGAGGCCGGCGTCGCGGCGACCCCGGGCCTCGACTTCGACCCGGAGGCCGGCGCGCACCACCTGCGCCTCTCCTTCGCGGGCGGCGAGGCCGAGGCGCAGGAGGCGGTGCGGCGGCTGAAGGGCTGGCTTCGCTGA
- a CDS encoding DsbA family protein: MLPLPRLLPALALAGLVAAAAPTQAQSPTTTPSAPAAAPMSDAQRQAIETVVRDYLMKNPEVLQEAMAELEKRQQEAQKVAQASALKETRDTLHNSPHGFVAGNPNGDVTVVEFFDYNCGYCKRALTDLQTLIKGDPKLKVVLRDFPVLGPDSLEASKVALAAKQQLKGDKLFDYHTRLLESRGRVNGERAIAVAKEMGLDIAKLQKDMQAPDIQAALQENVGLGDKLGLSGTPAFIIGDEIIPGAVGVEPIRKTVAGVRQCGHATC, translated from the coding sequence ATGCTGCCCCTGCCCCGCCTTCTGCCCGCCCTCGCCCTCGCGGGCCTCGTCGCCGCGGCCGCCCCGACCCAGGCCCAATCGCCGACCACCACCCCGTCGGCGCCGGCCGCCGCCCCGATGAGCGACGCCCAGCGCCAGGCGATCGAGACCGTGGTGCGCGACTACCTGATGAAGAACCCGGAGGTGCTGCAGGAGGCGATGGCGGAGCTTGAGAAGCGCCAGCAGGAGGCCCAGAAGGTCGCCCAGGCCAGCGCCCTCAAGGAGACCCGCGACACCCTGCACAACTCGCCGCACGGCTTCGTCGCCGGCAACCCGAACGGCGACGTCACGGTGGTCGAGTTCTTCGATTACAATTGCGGCTACTGCAAGCGGGCGCTCACCGACCTGCAGACCCTGATCAAGGGCGACCCGAAGCTGAAGGTGGTCTTACGCGACTTCCCCGTGCTCGGGCCCGATTCGCTCGAGGCCAGCAAGGTGGCGCTCGCGGCCAAGCAGCAGCTCAAGGGCGACAAGCTGTTCGACTACCACACCCGCCTGCTCGAGAGCCGGGGCCGGGTGAACGGCGAGCGGGCGATCGCGGTGGCGAAGGAAATGGGCCTCGACATCGCCAAGCTCCAGAAGGACATGCAGGCCCCCGACATCCAGGCCGCCCTGCAGGAGAACGTGGGCCTCGGCGACAAGCTCGGCCTGTCGGGCACCCCGGCCTTCATCATCGGCGACGAGATCATCCCGGGCGCCGTCGGCGTCGAGCCGATCCGCAAGACGGTGGCGGGCGTGCGCCAGTGCGGCCACGCCACCTGCTGA
- the accB gene encoding acetyl-CoA carboxylase biotin carboxyl carrier protein, with product MPSNNKHDPFDPELVRELATLIAETDLSEIEVEKGDLRIRVARERIVQQVQVPVATAVAPALPAAAIPAAAPALSAESDPKALAAHPGAVLSPMVGTAYRKPSPEAKTFVEVGSRVESGARVLLVEAMKTFNDIVAPRAGTVTAIFIEDGQPVEFGEPLLLIE from the coding sequence GTGCCCTCCAACAACAAGCATGATCCCTTCGACCCCGAGCTCGTCCGCGAGCTCGCCACGCTGATCGCCGAGACCGATCTCAGCGAGATCGAGGTCGAGAAGGGCGACCTGCGCATCCGCGTCGCCCGCGAGCGCATCGTGCAGCAGGTCCAGGTGCCGGTCGCCACCGCCGTCGCCCCGGCGCTGCCCGCCGCCGCGATCCCCGCCGCCGCGCCGGCCCTGTCCGCCGAGTCCGACCCGAAGGCGCTCGCCGCCCATCCGGGCGCGGTGCTCTCGCCGATGGTCGGCACCGCCTACCGCAAGCCCTCGCCGGAGGCGAAGACCTTCGTCGAGGTCGGCTCGCGGGTCGAGAGCGGCGCCCGGGTGCTGCTCGTCGAGGCGATGAAGACCTTCAACGACATCGTGGCGCCGCGCGCCGGCACCGTGACGGCGATCTTCATCGAGGACGGTCAGCCGGTCGAGTTCGGCGAGCCCCTCCTGCTGATCGAGTGA
- the accC gene encoding acetyl-CoA carboxylase biotin carboxylase subunit, whose translation MFDKILIANRGEIALRILRAAKELGIATVAVHSTADADAMHVRLADESVCIGPPPARDSYLNIPSIIAACEITGADAVHPGYGFLSENARFAEVLNHHGIGFIGPKAEHIRVMGDKIEAKRTAKRLGIPCVPGSEGGVTDTDEAKRIAADIGYPVLIKAASGGGGRGMKVARSEADLENALMTARTEAKAAFGDDAVYLEKYLEKPRHIEVQVLGDGRGNAIHLAERDCSLQRRHQKVWEEGPSPALNAEMREQIGGTVARAMQELGYLGAGTIEFLYEDGQFYFIEMNTRIQVEHPVTEMITGIDLVNEQIRVAAGAPLSVRQEDVRVEGHAIECRINAEHPATFRPSPGTITYFHPPGGLGVRVDSAAFQGYRIPPHYDSLMGKLIVHGRTRNECLMRLRRALDEFVVAGVDTTLPLFRTLVRNADIQNGLYDIHWLEEFLRTGGLEIA comes from the coding sequence ATGTTCGACAAGATCCTGATCGCGAACCGGGGCGAGATCGCGCTCCGGATCCTGCGGGCCGCCAAGGAGCTCGGCATCGCGACGGTGGCGGTGCATTCCACCGCCGACGCCGACGCCATGCACGTGCGGCTCGCCGACGAGAGCGTCTGCATCGGCCCGCCGCCGGCCCGCGACAGCTACCTCAACATCCCGTCGATCATCGCCGCCTGCGAGATCACCGGCGCCGACGCCGTCCATCCGGGCTACGGCTTCCTGTCCGAGAATGCGCGCTTTGCCGAGGTGCTCAACCACCACGGCATCGGCTTCATCGGCCCGAAGGCCGAGCACATCCGGGTGATGGGCGACAAGATCGAGGCGAAGCGCACCGCCAAGCGCCTCGGCATCCCCTGCGTGCCGGGCTCCGAGGGCGGCGTCACCGACACCGACGAGGCCAAGCGCATCGCCGCCGACATCGGCTACCCGGTGCTGATCAAGGCGGCGTCGGGCGGCGGCGGCCGCGGCATGAAGGTCGCCCGCAGCGAGGCCGACCTCGAGAACGCGCTGATGACCGCCCGCACCGAGGCGAAGGCCGCCTTCGGCGACGACGCGGTCTATCTCGAAAAATATCTCGAGAAGCCGCGCCACATCGAGGTGCAGGTGCTCGGCGACGGCCGCGGCAACGCCATCCACCTCGCCGAGCGCGACTGCTCGCTGCAGCGCCGCCACCAGAAGGTGTGGGAGGAGGGCCCCTCCCCGGCGCTCAACGCCGAGATGCGCGAGCAGATCGGCGGCACGGTCGCCCGGGCGATGCAGGAGCTGGGCTATCTCGGCGCCGGCACGATCGAGTTCCTCTACGAGGACGGGCAGTTCTACTTCATCGAGATGAACACCCGGATTCAGGTGGAGCATCCCGTCACCGAGATGATCACCGGGATCGACCTCGTCAACGAGCAGATCCGGGTGGCGGCGGGCGCGCCCCTGTCGGTGCGCCAGGAGGACGTGCGGGTCGAGGGCCACGCCATCGAGTGCCGGATCAACGCCGAGCACCCGGCCACCTTCCGGCCCTCGCCGGGCACCATCACCTACTTCCACCCGCCGGGGGGCTTGGGCGTGCGAGTCGATTCGGCCGCCTTCCAGGGCTATCGCATCCCGCCGCACTACGATTCGCTGATGGGCAAGCTCATCGTCCACGGCCGCACCCGCAACGAGTGCCTGATGCGGCTGCGCCGGGCCCTCGACGAGTTCGTGGTAGCCGGCGTCGACACGACGCTGCCGCTGTTCCGCACCCTGGTGCGCAACGCCGACATCCAGAACGGCCTCTACGACATCCACTGGCTCGAGGAATTCCTCAGGACCGGCGGGCTCGAGATCGCCTAA
- the aat gene encoding leucyl/phenylalanyl-tRNA--protein transferase: MHGSLNVEITAEILLKAYAAGIFPMAEDADDPTLYWVEPKERGILPLERFHLGQRLARTVRNGGFEVVTDRDFDAVIEGCAAPRRDSARTWINARIRALYGELFDLGHCHTVEVYAGEPRILVGGLYGVSLGAAFFGESMFHTARDASKVALVHLAARLKRGGYTLLDAQFVTSHLAQFGAEEVPRQIYKGMLREAIDRPAQWDDAPLTGAEAVATLGGV, from the coding sequence ATGCACGGCAGCCTGAACGTCGAGATCACCGCCGAGATCCTGCTCAAGGCCTACGCGGCCGGCATCTTCCCGATGGCGGAGGATGCCGACGACCCGACCCTGTACTGGGTCGAACCGAAGGAGCGGGGCATCCTGCCCCTGGAGCGCTTCCATCTCGGCCAGCGCCTCGCCCGCACGGTGCGCAACGGCGGCTTCGAGGTGGTGACCGACCGCGACTTCGACGCGGTGATCGAGGGCTGCGCCGCGCCGCGGCGCGACAGCGCGCGAACCTGGATCAACGCGCGCATCCGCGCCCTCTACGGCGAATTGTTCGATCTCGGCCACTGCCACACCGTCGAGGTCTATGCCGGCGAGCCCAGAATCCTGGTCGGCGGCCTCTACGGCGTGTCGCTCGGGGCTGCGTTCTTCGGCGAGAGCATGTTCCACACCGCCCGCGACGCCTCGAAGGTGGCGCTCGTCCACCTCGCCGCCCGGCTCAAGCGCGGCGGCTACACCCTGCTCGACGCCCAGTTCGTCACCAGCCACCTCGCGCAGTTCGGCGCCGAGGAGGTGCCGCGCCAGATCTACAAGGGGATGCTGCGCGAGGCGATCGACCGGCCGGCGCAGTGGGACGACGCGCCCCTCACCGGCGCGGAGGCGGTGGCAACCCTCGGCGGGGTGTGA